Proteins encoded in a region of the Gemmatimonadota bacterium genome:
- the dprA gene encoding DNA-protecting protein DprA, giving the protein MLPGLGDARLRELLRRYGSAGAALSAPAAELGVEAAALRGSRKVSGRVARALESLERLEVAMLLESDARYPALLRHLHDPPYLLYARGRLELLERPAVAVVGARRHTAYGAEATRLLAADLARAGVVVVSGMARGIDALAHEAALAGGTIGVLGNGIDVAYPVQNTRLYERIAAQGLLLSEFEPGEPALPHHFPRRNRLIAALARGVVVVEASTKSGSLITAGHALDIGREVFAVPGPIGRDTSAGTNALIRDGARLVTCAADILEELGLPVPAEPPPSGVAAAPPVAVSPDGLRVWRALAEEARHVDEVAAASGLSAPGTLAGLLELELAGLARQHPGMRYARAQPRA; this is encoded by the coding sequence ATGCTGCCTGGCCTGGGCGACGCGCGACTGCGCGAGTTGCTGCGGCGATACGGGTCGGCGGGGGCGGCGCTTAGTGCGCCGGCCGCGGAGCTGGGCGTGGAAGCGGCAGCACTGCGTGGCTCGCGCAAGGTGTCGGGCAGAGTGGCCCGCGCGCTCGAGTCGCTGGAGCGCCTGGAGGTGGCGATGCTGCTGGAATCGGATGCGCGCTACCCGGCGTTGCTGCGCCACCTGCACGATCCGCCCTACCTGCTCTACGCGCGCGGGCGCCTGGAACTGCTCGAGCGGCCCGCCGTCGCCGTCGTGGGCGCCCGCCGCCACACCGCTTACGGCGCCGAGGCGACGCGGCTGCTGGCGGCCGACCTGGCCCGCGCCGGCGTGGTCGTGGTCAGCGGCATGGCGCGGGGCATTGATGCGCTGGCCCACGAGGCGGCACTGGCGGGGGGCACCATCGGCGTACTGGGCAACGGGATCGATGTCGCCTACCCCGTGCAGAACACGAGGTTGTACGAGCGGATCGCGGCGCAGGGACTGCTGCTCAGCGAGTTCGAGCCGGGGGAGCCGGCGCTTCCTCACCACTTCCCGCGGCGGAACCGGTTGATCGCGGCGCTGGCGCGCGGCGTTGTCGTAGTCGAGGCCTCGACGAAGAGTGGATCCCTCATTACGGCCGGGCACGCGCTGGATATCGGGCGCGAGGTGTTCGCGGTGCCGGGGCCGATCGGCCGCGACACCAGCGCCGGCACCAACGCTCTGATACGGGACGGCGCCAGGCTGGTGACCTGCGCGGCCGACATCCTGGAGGAGCTGGGGCTGCCTGTGCCGGCGGAGCCGCCGCCGTCCGGGGTGGCGGCTGCGCCACCAGTTGCCGTCTCCCCAGACGGTCTGCGCGTGTGGCGCGCACTGGCCGAGGAGGCGCGGCACGTGGATGAGGTGGCGGCGGCGTCCGGCCTGAGTGCACCGGGCACGCTGGCCGGACTGCTCGAGCTCGAGCTGGCGGGCCTGGCCCGGCAGCATCCCGGGATGCGCTACGCGCGCGCCCAGCCGCGGGCGTAA
- the hemW gene encoding radical SAM family heme chaperone HemW, whose product MKPRHLYIHVPFCARRCGYCDFAFEVRRRPPVAAWLDAVEAELSLWMARPRWAAPLELDTIYLGGGTPSLLGPGAMPELRRRLERYVCWEDERLEWTGEANPESFAEALARDWQAAGVNRLSLGVQSFHEPALRWMGRLHGAAGPARAMAAARAAGIRSVNIDLIFGLPPRLGRSWAEDLELALELDPEHVSLYGLTAEAGTPLGRRVAERREQMPGDERYAEEYLLAAERLTAAGFEHYEVSNFARPGRQSGHNRAYWEGAPYLGLGASAHSYLPPVRQWNVRDWNAYAAAVQAGALPVGGSERVVGSAARIERSWLQLRTAEGVRLDDCDAAQQELTAQWVRGGWAELGGGRVRLNAQGWLLLDRLAVELEAASLDDAELPATSLVGSGDSRHQRV is encoded by the coding sequence GTGAAGCCGCGACATCTCTATATCCACGTCCCCTTCTGCGCGCGACGCTGCGGCTATTGCGACTTTGCCTTCGAGGTGCGTCGGCGCCCGCCCGTTGCGGCCTGGCTGGACGCGGTGGAGGCGGAGCTGTCGCTGTGGATGGCGCGGCCCCGGTGGGCCGCGCCGCTCGAGCTGGACACGATCTACCTGGGCGGCGGCACCCCCTCGCTGTTGGGGCCGGGCGCCATGCCCGAGCTGCGGCGTCGCCTCGAGAGATACGTGTGCTGGGAGGACGAGCGGCTCGAGTGGACCGGCGAGGCGAACCCGGAAAGCTTCGCCGAGGCCCTGGCGCGCGACTGGCAGGCCGCGGGCGTGAACCGGCTGAGCCTGGGCGTGCAGAGCTTTCACGAGCCGGCGCTGCGCTGGATGGGGCGGCTGCACGGGGCGGCGGGGCCGGCGCGGGCGATGGCTGCGGCTCGAGCGGCCGGGATCCGGAGTGTCAACATCGACCTGATCTTCGGGCTTCCGCCACGGCTGGGGCGGAGTTGGGCCGAGGATCTGGAGCTGGCGCTCGAGCTGGACCCCGAGCACGTTTCGCTTTACGGGCTCACGGCGGAGGCGGGCACGCCGCTGGGCCGCCGCGTGGCCGAGCGCCGGGAGCAGATGCCGGGAGACGAGCGCTACGCCGAGGAGTACTTGCTGGCCGCCGAGCGGCTGACGGCGGCGGGTTTCGAGCACTACGAGGTCTCGAACTTTGCGCGGCCCGGGCGGCAGTCAGGCCACAACCGGGCGTACTGGGAGGGCGCGCCATACCTGGGGCTGGGCGCAAGCGCGCACTCGTATCTGCCGCCGGTACGGCAATGGAACGTGCGCGATTGGAACGCCTACGCCGCCGCGGTGCAGGCGGGCGCGCTCCCGGTCGGCGGCAGCGAGCGCGTGGTGGGTAGTGCGGCGCGGATCGAGCGGAGCTGGCTCCAGCTCCGGACGGCTGAGGGGGTGCGCCTAGACGATTGCGATGCGGCGCAGCAGGAGCTTACAGCACAATGGGTGCGCGGCGGCTGGGCGGAGCTCGGAGGAGGGCGCGTGCGCCTGAACGCTCAAGGGTGGCTGCTCCTGGACCGGCTGGCCGTCGAGCTGGAGGCCGCGTCGCTTGACGACGCCGAGCTGCCCGCTACATCGTTGGTCGGATCGGGGGATTCCAGGCACCAGCGCGTATGA